The genomic stretch TGGCGGTGTTCGGGATCTTGGCGCTCGCCATGCCGGGCCTCGTGACCGCCGACGGCGGGGGCGGAGGCGGTGGGGACGGAACTCGGGAGAGCAGATCGGGCAAGGCCGCGGATCCTCAGTACGGAGACGCGGTGAAGGCGATCAAGGCCGGCAAGTTCGCCCAGGCGATTCCGCTTCTCGAAGGTGTGGTGGCGCGCGAGGGCACCAACGCGGATGCCTACAACTGGCTCGCGTACGCCACGCGCCGGAATGGCGACCCCGCCAAGGCAATCCCCATCTACGAGAAGGCCCTGACCCTCGACCCCAAGCACCGCGGAGCCCACGAGTACATCGGCGAGGCCTATCTGATGCTGGGTGAGCTGGCCAAGGCCAAGGAGCACCTGGCCACCCTCAACTCCCTCTGCACCTTCTCGTGCTCCGAGTACCGCGATCTGAAGAAATCGATCGAGGTCTACGAGAAGAACGGCGGGAAGTCCAAGCCCGCGGCGTCGCGGTAAGGAGCGGGGAGGGGTGACGAGGATCCACGCGCCCGCGTCCTGCGATCCGCCCACGTCGGTGTGGACGGCCGCCGAGCCCCTCCCCGAGACCACGCCCCTCGAGGAAGATCGTCGTGCCGATGTCGTGGTGGTCGGCGCCGGTTATACGGGCCTGTCGGCGGCGCTGCACCTGGCCGAGCGGGGCGCCGACGTGGTGGTGCTCGACGCGGCGGAGCCCGGGTGGGGCGGC from Candidatus Methylomirabilota bacterium encodes the following:
- a CDS encoding tetratricopeptide repeat protein; its protein translation is AVFGILALAMPGLVTADGGGGGGGDGTRESRSGKAADPQYGDAVKAIKAGKFAQAIPLLEGVVAREGTNADAYNWLAYATRRNGDPAKAIPIYEKALTLDPKHRGAHEYIGEAYLMLGELAKAKEHLATLNSLCTFSCSEYRDLKKSIEVYEKNGGKSKPAASR